Proteins from a genomic interval of Gossypium hirsutum isolate 1008001.06 chromosome A09, Gossypium_hirsutum_v2.1, whole genome shotgun sequence:
- the LOC107888871 gene encoding stem-specific protein TSJT1: MLGVFSSAIVSPPDELVAAGCRTPSPKITADALVKRFLETNSSGVSMQIGDHVQFAYSHHKESPLRPRSFAVKDEIFCLFEGALDNLGSLKQQYGLAKSANEVILVIEAYKALRDRAPYPPNHVVGHLIGSFAFIVFDKSTSTLFVASDQFGKVPLYWGITADGYVAFADNAELLKGACGKSLASFPQGCFYSTAVGGLRSYENPKNKITAVPAEEEEIWGAKFKVEGPTVVAATE; this comes from the exons ATGTTGGGAGTATTTAGCAGTGCGATAGTGTCTCCGCCGGACGAGCTGGTGGCGGCCGGTTGCCGAACTCCATCACCTAAGATAACGGCGGATGCTCTGGTGAAACGGTTCCTTGAGACGAACTCCTCCGGCGTGTCCATGCAGATCGGAGACCATGTCCAATTCGCTTATTCTCACCATAAAGAGTCTCCTTTACGGCCCag ATCATTTGCTGTGAAAGATGAAATCTTCTGCTTGTTTGAGGGAGCCCTTGATAACTTGGGGAGTTTAAAGCAGCAATATGGTCTGGCAAAGTCGGCAAATGAAGTGATTTTGGTCATTGAAGCTTACAAGGCCCTTCGTGACCGAGCACCTTATCCTCCAAACCATGTGGTTGGCCATCTAATTGGGAGCTTTGCTTTCATTGTCTTTGACAAATCCACCTCCACTTTGTTTGTGGCTTCT GATCAATTTGGTAAGGTTCCTCTCTATTGGGGAATCACCGCCGACGGATATGTGGCCTTTGCTGATAATGCTGAATTGCTGAAAGGTGCCTGTGGCAAATCTCTTGCTTCTTTTCCTCAAG GCTGTTTCTACTCCACAGCAGTAGGAGGATTAAGAAGCTATGAGAATCCTAAGAACAAGATCACTGCAGTGCCTGCTGAAGAAGAGGAGATATGGGGTGCTAAATTCAAG GTGGAAGGGCCAACAGTTGTTGCTGCCACAGAGTAG